One window from the genome of Pseudomonas sp. L5B5 encodes:
- a CDS encoding HU family DNA-binding protein, with product MRKPELAAAIAEKADLTKEQANRVLNAILEEITGALHRKDSVTLVGFGTFLQRHRGARTGKNPQTGEPVKIKASNTVAFKPGKSLKDSVNP from the coding sequence ATGCGTAAACCCGAACTCGCCGCAGCCATTGCTGAAAAAGCGGACCTGACCAAAGAACAGGCCAACCGCGTGCTCAACGCCATCCTCGAGGAAATCACCGGGGCCCTGCACCGCAAAGACAGCGTCACCCTGGTCGGTTTTGGCACCTTCCTGCAACGCCATCGTGGCGCCCGCACCGGCAAGAACCCGCAGACCGGCGAACCAGTGAAGATCAAGGCCAGCAACACCGTGGCATTCAAGCCCGGCAAATCGTTGAAAGACAGCGTCAATCCATAA
- the phoB gene encoding phosphate regulon transcriptional regulator PhoB: protein MVGRSILIVDDEAPIREMIAVALEMAGYDCMEAENSQQAHAIIVDRKPDLILLDWMLPGTSGIELARRLKRDELTGDIPIIMLTAKGEEDNKIQGLEVGADDYITKPFSPRELVARLKAVLRRAGPSDGEAPIEVGGLLLDPISHRVTIDGKPAEMGPTEYRLLQFFMTHQERAYTRGQLLDQVWGGNVYVEERTVDVHIRRLRKALGDAYENLVQTVRGTGYRFSTKG from the coding sequence ATGGTTGGCAGAAGCATTCTGATCGTTGACGACGAAGCGCCTATTCGCGAAATGATCGCCGTTGCGTTGGAAATGGCCGGCTATGACTGCATGGAGGCAGAGAACTCCCAGCAGGCCCATGCCATCATCGTCGACCGCAAGCCGGACCTGATCCTGCTGGACTGGATGCTGCCGGGAACGTCCGGTATCGAGCTGGCACGCCGCCTCAAGCGCGACGAGCTGACCGGCGACATCCCGATCATCATGCTCACCGCCAAGGGCGAAGAGGACAACAAGATCCAGGGCCTGGAAGTCGGCGCCGATGACTACATCACCAAGCCGTTCTCGCCGCGCGAACTGGTCGCCCGCCTCAAGGCCGTGCTGCGCCGCGCCGGCCCGTCCGATGGCGAAGCGCCGATCGAGGTCGGCGGCCTGCTGCTGGACCCCATCAGCCACCGTGTGACCATCGACGGCAAGCCGGCGGAAATGGGCCCCACCGAATACCGCCTGCTGCAGTTCTTCATGACGCACCAGGAGCGTGCCTACACCCGCGGCCAGCTGCTGGACCAGGTCTGGGGTGGCAACGTGTACGTCGAGGAGCGCACCGTGGACGTGCATATCCGCCGGCTGCGCAAAGCCCTGGGTGATGCCTACGAGAATCTGGTACAAACCGTGCGCGGCACCGGCTATCGGTTTTCAACCAAAGGTTGA
- the phoR gene encoding phosphate regulon sensor histidine kinase PhoR, protein MLLLITGCLLVGLISGYYGWSLAAGLGIYLAWTLKQLLRLHEWLRLHQPDEAPPDGYGLWGEVFDSIYHLQRRDQRVRGRLQAVIDRVQESTAALKDAVIMLDSDGNLEWWNRAAETLLGLKTPQDSGQPVTNLVRHPRFKEYFEQDSYAEPLEIPSPANDRVRIQLYITRYGNNEHLMLVRDVTRIHQLEQMRKDFIANVSHELRTPLTVICGYLETLLDNVEEVNPRWSRALQQMQQQGGRMQTLLNDLLLLAKLEATDYPSDNQPVPIDGLLQSIKSDAQALSGERNQRITLEADASVLLKGSEAELRSAFSNLVFNAVKYTPAEGNIRIRWWGDEQGAHLSVQDSGIGIDNKHLPRLTERFYRVDSSRNSNTGGTGLGLAIVKHVLLRHRARLEISSVLGHGSTFTCHFAPAQVKKNRTTSLADQR, encoded by the coding sequence ATGTTGCTGTTGATCACCGGCTGCCTGCTGGTGGGCCTGATCAGTGGCTACTACGGCTGGAGCCTGGCGGCCGGCCTGGGAATCTACCTGGCCTGGACCCTCAAGCAGCTGCTGCGCCTGCACGAATGGCTGCGCCTGCACCAACCCGACGAAGCGCCCCCCGACGGCTACGGCCTGTGGGGCGAGGTATTCGACAGCATCTATCACTTGCAACGCCGCGACCAACGGGTCCGCGGGCGCCTGCAAGCGGTGATCGACCGGGTCCAGGAGTCCACCGCGGCTCTCAAGGATGCGGTGATCATGCTCGACAGCGACGGCAACCTGGAGTGGTGGAACCGTGCCGCCGAAACCCTGCTGGGCCTCAAGACACCCCAGGACAGCGGCCAGCCGGTGACCAACCTGGTACGCCATCCGCGCTTCAAGGAATATTTCGAACAGGACAGCTATGCCGAGCCGCTGGAGATCCCCTCCCCGGCCAACGACCGCGTGCGCATCCAGCTGTACATCACCCGCTATGGCAACAACGAGCACCTGATGCTGGTGCGCGACGTGACCCGCATCCACCAGCTGGAACAGATGCGCAAGGACTTCATCGCCAACGTGTCCCATGAGCTGCGCACGCCGCTGACGGTGATCTGCGGCTACCTGGAGACCCTGCTGGACAACGTCGAGGAAGTGAACCCGCGCTGGAGCCGCGCCCTGCAGCAGATGCAGCAGCAAGGCGGGCGCATGCAGACCCTGCTCAACGACCTGCTGTTGCTGGCCAAGCTGGAGGCCACCGATTACCCCTCGGACAACCAGCCGGTGCCCATCGACGGGCTGTTGCAATCGATCAAGAGCGACGCCCAGGCGCTGTCCGGGGAGCGCAACCAACGCATCACCCTGGAGGCCGACGCCTCGGTACTGCTCAAGGGCAGCGAGGCGGAGCTGCGTAGCGCCTTCTCCAACCTGGTGTTCAACGCGGTGAAGTACACACCCGCCGAAGGCAATATCCGCATCCGCTGGTGGGGTGACGAACAGGGCGCGCACCTGAGTGTGCAGGACTCCGGGATCGGCATCGACAACAAGCACCTGCCACGCCTGACCGAGCGTTTCTATCGGGTGGACTCGAGCCGCAACTCCAACACGGGGGGCACCGGCCTGGGCCTGGCCATCGTCAAGCACGTGCTGCTGCGGCACCGCGCACGCCTGGAGATCAGCAGCGTGCTGGGGCATGGCAGCACCTTCACCTGCCATTTCGCCCCGGCCCAGGTGAAAAAAAACCGCACCACCAGCCTTGCCGACCAGCGCTGA
- a CDS encoding type II toxin-antitoxin system RelE/ParE family toxin, whose amino-acid sequence MPRHKDVVFVGSALRDLRAFPEDARRAAGFQLDLLQRGEQPYDCRSVKTIGPSVFEIRIHEDSGAFRVFYVVRRPAAIYVLHAVRKTTRKTEARDIELARARFQQAGSCHD is encoded by the coding sequence ATGCCCAGGCACAAGGATGTGGTGTTTGTCGGGAGCGCGCTGCGGGATCTCAGGGCATTCCCTGAAGATGCCCGTCGGGCTGCCGGGTTTCAGCTGGATCTGCTGCAGCGGGGCGAACAGCCCTACGATTGCAGGTCGGTGAAAACCATCGGCCCGAGTGTTTTCGAAATTAGGATTCATGAAGATTCAGGGGCGTTTCGGGTGTTTTATGTGGTCAGGCGGCCTGCAGCTATCTATGTGCTGCACGCGGTGCGCAAGACCACCCGCAAGACCGAAGCGCGGGATATCGAGCTGGCTCGTGCCAGATTTCAGCAAGCAGGTTCATGCCATGACTGA
- a CDS encoding NAD(P)/FAD-dependent oxidoreductase: MSAPVVIVGTGLAGYNLAREFRKLDGDTPLLLITADDGRSYSKPMLSTGFGKNKDADGLSMAEPGAMAEQLKAEVRTHTRISGIDPGHKRLWIGEEAVVYRDLVLAWGAETVRVPVQGDAGELVFPINDLEDYARFRGAAAGKRRVLLLGAGLIGCEFANDLIVGGYEVDLVAPCEQVMPTLLHPAAAAAVQAGLESLGARFHLGPVLNRLQRNADGLEAHLSDGQVIACDLVLSAIGLRPRIDLAAAAGLMVNRGVVVDRELKTSHANIYALGDCAEVDGLNLLYVLPLMSCARALAQTLAGKPTAVSYGPMPITVKTPVCPLVVSPPPRGAEGVWTAEGQGADIKVLCRDANGQLLGYALTGAAVMEKLALNKELPALLA, encoded by the coding sequence ATGAGCGCACCGGTAGTGATCGTAGGGACAGGCCTGGCGGGGTACAACCTGGCCAGGGAATTTCGCAAGCTCGATGGCGACACGCCGTTGCTGCTGATCACTGCCGATGACGGTCGCTCCTATTCCAAGCCGATGCTCTCCACCGGCTTTGGCAAGAACAAGGATGCCGACGGCCTGAGCATGGCCGAGCCAGGCGCGATGGCCGAGCAGCTCAAGGCCGAGGTGCGCACCCATACCCGGATCAGCGGCATCGACCCGGGTCACAAGCGCCTGTGGATCGGCGAGGAGGCCGTGGTCTATCGCGACCTGGTCCTGGCCTGGGGCGCGGAAACCGTGCGAGTGCCGGTACAGGGTGACGCCGGCGAGCTGGTCTTCCCCATCAACGACCTGGAAGACTATGCCCGCTTCCGGGGCGCCGCTGCCGGCAAGCGCCGGGTGCTGCTGCTGGGTGCTGGCCTGATCGGCTGCGAATTTGCCAACGACCTGATCGTTGGCGGTTATGAGGTAGACCTGGTGGCGCCTTGCGAGCAGGTCATGCCGACCCTGTTGCACCCGGCTGCCGCCGCGGCGGTCCAGGCTGGGCTGGAGAGCCTGGGGGCGCGCTTCCACCTGGGCCCGGTGCTCAACCGCTTGCAACGCAATGCCGACGGCCTCGAGGCCCATCTGTCCGATGGCCAGGTGATCGCCTGCGATCTGGTGCTCTCGGCCATTGGCCTGCGACCGCGCATCGACCTGGCCGCCGCTGCCGGGCTGATGGTCAATCGAGGCGTGGTGGTGGACCGCGAGCTCAAGACCTCCCATGCCAACATCTACGCCCTGGGCGACTGCGCCGAGGTCGATGGCTTGAACCTGCTGTATGTGCTGCCGCTGATGAGCTGTGCCCGGGCCCTGGCGCAGACCCTGGCCGGCAAGCCGACGGCCGTCAGCTACGGGCCGATGCCGATCACCGTCAAGACGCCGGTCTGCCCGCTGGTGGTGTCGCCACCGCCGCGGGGCGCCGAGGGTGTCTGGACGGCCGAGGGGCAGGGGGCCGACATCAAGGTCCTGTGCCGCGATGCCAACGGCCAGTTGCTGGGTTACGCCCTGACCGGGGCGGCAGTGATGGAAAAACTGGCCCTGAACAAGGAGCTTCCGGCGCTGCTGGCCTGA
- a CDS encoding rubredoxin — protein sequence MKKWQCVVCGLVYNEAEGWPDDGIAPGTRWEDVPEDWLCPDCGVSKTDFEMIEIA from the coding sequence ATGAAGAAGTGGCAGTGTGTGGTCTGTGGCTTGGTCTACAACGAAGCGGAAGGTTGGCCGGATGACGGTATTGCACCGGGCACCCGCTGGGAAGATGTGCCTGAAGACTGGCTCTGCCCGGATTGTGGCGTGAGCAAGACCGACTTTGAAATGATCGAGATCGCTTGA
- a CDS encoding response regulator, with the protein MSKVSVLVVDDASFIRDLVKKCLRNYFPGIKIEDAVNGKKAQAMLAREAFDLVLCDWEMPEMSGLELLTWCRGQEALKTMPFVMVTSRGDKENVVQAIQAGVSGYVSKPFTNEQLLTKVKQALNKVGKLDTLMNSAPTKMNSAFGNDSLSALTGGKAAVVGASAPVNPFAKPAAPAPAPAAAAPARGLLNSPPVKAPAAAPAASGGRGQGQLRLSSGNQQCVIKALSIKEALLVVKRTDNLPQVLESAVLDLEQGDNAEVARLNGYLHAVVALEPKPDSEWLQLTFRFVDQDAQKLDYISRLIARGTAQKHFVPGA; encoded by the coding sequence ATGAGTAAGGTAAGTGTGTTGGTGGTGGACGACGCTTCGTTCATTCGTGACCTGGTGAAGAAGTGCCTGCGCAACTACTTCCCCGGAATCAAGATCGAAGATGCAGTCAACGGCAAGAAGGCCCAGGCGATGCTCGCCCGCGAAGCCTTCGACCTGGTCCTGTGCGACTGGGAAATGCCGGAAATGTCCGGTCTGGAACTGCTGACCTGGTGCCGTGGGCAGGAAGCGCTCAAGACCATGCCGTTCGTCATGGTGACCAGCCGGGGCGACAAGGAAAACGTGGTGCAGGCGATCCAGGCCGGGGTTTCCGGTTATGTCAGCAAGCCGTTCACCAACGAGCAGCTGCTGACCAAGGTCAAGCAGGCGCTGAACAAGGTCGGCAAGCTCGACACCCTGATGAACAGTGCGCCGACCAAGATGAACTCGGCCTTCGGCAACGACTCCCTGAGCGCCCTGACCGGCGGCAAGGCGGCCGTGGTGGGGGCTTCGGCTCCGGTCAACCCGTTCGCCAAGCCGGCGGCCCCAGCTCCGGCCCCGGCAGCTGCTGCGCCGGCTCGCGGTTTGCTCAACAGCCCTCCGGTCAAGGCGCCTGCTGCCGCCCCCGCGGCAAGCGGCGGCCGTGGCCAGGGCCAGTTGCGGCTGTCCAGCGGCAACCAGCAGTGTGTGATCAAGGCCTTGAGCATCAAGGAGGCGTTGCTGGTAGTGAAGCGTACCGACAACCTGCCACAGGTCCTGGAGAGCGCGGTGCTGGATCTGGAGCAGGGCGACAACGCCGAAGTGGCACGGCTCAACGGCTACCTGCATGCGGTGGTGGCGCTCGAGCCCAAGCCCGACAGCGAATGGCTGCAGTTGACCTTCCGCTTCGTCGACCAGGATGCGCAGAAGCTCGACTACATCTCCCGCCTGATCGCCCGCGGCACGGCGCAGAAGCATTTCGTTCCCGGCGCCTGA
- a CDS encoding chorismate--pyruvate lyase family protein, with protein MPHSMSPAPAPSWLVQSRLSPIPGALVANWLFDEGSLTRRLTRLSNDGFSVTPLLEQWQTLRSDECAALGLAEHSQGWVREVYLRGHGEAWVFARSVAARSALEEGGLNIDELGSRSLGELLFCNEAFTRQPIEVCRYPREWLPEAVADSGLWGRRSRFDRGSLSLLVAEVFLPGLWHAIDTQSEAC; from the coding sequence GTGCCGCACTCAATGTCCCCCGCTCCGGCCCCGAGCTGGCTGGTGCAAAGCCGCTTGTCCCCGATTCCCGGCGCACTCGTGGCCAACTGGCTGTTCGATGAAGGATCGCTGACCCGACGCCTGACCCGCCTCTCCAACGATGGCTTCAGCGTCACGCCCCTGCTGGAGCAATGGCAGACCCTGCGCAGCGACGAATGCGCGGCCCTGGGCCTTGCCGAGCACAGCCAGGGCTGGGTCCGCGAGGTGTACCTGCGAGGGCATGGCGAAGCCTGGGTCTTCGCCCGCAGCGTCGCTGCCCGTAGCGCCCTGGAAGAAGGCGGGCTGAACATCGACGAACTGGGCAGCCGCTCCCTGGGCGAGTTGCTGTTCTGCAACGAAGCCTTCACCCGCCAGCCCATCGAAGTCTGCCGCTATCCCCGGGAATGGTTGCCCGAGGCCGTTGCGGACAGTGGCCTGTGGGGCCGGCGTTCACGCTTCGATCGCGGGTCCTTGAGCCTGCTGGTGGCCGAAGTCTTCCTGCCCGGCCTGTGGCACGCCATAGACACCCAATCGGAGGCCTGCTGA
- a CDS encoding DcrB-related protein, with product MSSYRLQEADLDIPDSWQDQSINIFKLPAVGGAQEASFVISRDPSQGDASFADYVARQLSSAEQQLPEFNLIKRWDFDMHGHAAVLLDYSWKREGRELMLRQVFVERKPAVLITTLTTTVNDMPHHEPAWKQAMQSLKPQPPVA from the coding sequence TTGTCCTCTTACCGCCTTCAAGAAGCCGATCTCGATATCCCCGATTCCTGGCAGGATCAGAGCATCAACATCTTCAAGCTGCCCGCTGTCGGCGGCGCCCAGGAAGCCAGTTTTGTCATCAGCCGCGACCCGAGCCAGGGCGACGCCAGCTTCGCGGACTACGTGGCCCGGCAACTGAGCAGCGCTGAACAGCAGCTGCCCGAGTTCAACCTGATCAAGCGCTGGGACTTCGACATGCATGGCCACGCCGCCGTGCTGCTGGACTACAGCTGGAAGCGCGAAGGCCGCGAGCTGATGCTGCGCCAGGTGTTCGTCGAACGTAAGCCGGCGGTGCTGATCACCACCCTGACCACCACGGTCAACGATATGCCCCATCACGAGCCGGCCTGGAAACAGGCCATGCAAAGCCTTAAGCCCCAACCTCCGGTGGCCTGA
- the phoU gene encoding phosphate signaling complex protein PhoU, producing MISKEGLTHHISQQFNAELEEVRSHLLAMGGLVEKQVNDAVTALIEADSGLAQQVREIDEQINQMERNIDEECLRILARRQPAASDLRLIISISKSVIDLERIGDEATKIARRAIQLCEEGEAPRGYVEVRHIGDQVRNMVRDALDAFARFDADLALSVAQYDKIIDREYKTALRELATYMMEDPRSISRVLSIIWVLRSLERIGDHARNISELVIYLVRGTDVRHLGLKRMKEEVEGSSSESANVPGEADDN from the coding sequence ATGATTTCGAAGGAAGGCTTAACCCATCACATCTCCCAGCAGTTCAATGCCGAGCTGGAAGAGGTACGCAGCCATCTGCTGGCCATGGGCGGGCTGGTGGAGAAGCAGGTCAACGACGCCGTCACCGCGCTGATCGAGGCCGACTCCGGGCTGGCCCAGCAAGTGCGCGAGATCGACGAGCAGATCAACCAGATGGAGCGCAACATCGACGAGGAGTGCCTGCGCATCCTCGCCCGTCGCCAGCCTGCGGCTTCCGACCTGCGCCTGATCATCAGCATCTCCAAGTCGGTGATCGACCTGGAGCGCATCGGCGACGAAGCCACCAAGATCGCCCGCCGGGCCATCCAGCTGTGCGAAGAGGGCGAAGCCCCGCGTGGCTACGTGGAAGTGCGGCATATCGGCGACCAGGTGCGCAACATGGTGCGCGATGCCCTGGATGCCTTTGCCCGCTTCGATGCCGACCTGGCCCTGTCGGTGGCCCAGTACGACAAGATCATCGACCGTGAGTACAAGACCGCGCTGCGTGAGCTGGCCACCTACATGATGGAAGACCCACGCTCTATCTCACGGGTCTTGAGCATCATCTGGGTATTGCGTTCGCTGGAGCGGATCGGCGATCACGCGCGCAACATTTCCGAGCTGGTGATCTACCTGGTACGCGGCACCGATGTCCGCCATCTGGGCCTCAAGCGCATGAAGGAAGAAGTTGAAGGATCGAGCAGCGAATCCGCTAATGTTCCAGGTGAAGCTGACGATAATTAA
- a CDS encoding helix-turn-helix domain-containing protein codes for MTDQQINQRFASVWDALEATPQEAANMRLRAKLMLELGKTVQAWGVSQKEAAKRLNITQPRLNDVLSGRINKFSLDALVNLCEATQMGVDIHFGAGGIEPLAPA; via the coding sequence ATGACTGACCAACAGATCAACCAGCGCTTTGCCAGTGTCTGGGATGCCCTTGAAGCCACCCCCCAGGAGGCCGCCAACATGCGCCTGCGGGCCAAACTGATGCTGGAACTGGGCAAGACCGTGCAGGCCTGGGGAGTGTCGCAGAAAGAGGCGGCCAAGCGCCTCAATATCACCCAGCCCCGGCTCAACGATGTGCTTAGCGGCAGGATCAACAAGTTCTCCCTCGATGCGCTGGTCAACCTCTGCGAGGCCACGCAGATGGGGGTGGACATTCACTTCGGTGCTGGCGGCATCGAGCCCCTGGCGCCCGCCTGA
- the ubiA gene encoding 4-hydroxybenzoate octaprenyltransferase, with product MYLRLLKSLNRLHPRTWDFLQLTRMDKPIGIYLLLWPTLSALWIAAKGAPSLSHVLIFGLGVVLTRAGGCAINDFADRKVDGQVKRTDQRPLATGKVSAREALLLFAVLMGLAFLLVLCTNATTVWLSFGALALAACYPFTKRYTYYPQVVLGAAYSWGILMTFTAQDSQLPATAWLLYIANLLWTVGYDTYYAMTDRDDDLKIGVKSTAILFGDADRVIILTLQGLSLGCLLLAGLRFDLGGWFHLGLLVAAACFAWEFWYTRDRDRMKCFKAFLHNHWAGMAIFIGVVLDYALR from the coding sequence ATGTACCTGCGCCTGCTCAAGTCCCTGAACCGCCTGCATCCGCGCACCTGGGATTTCCTGCAACTGACCCGCATGGACAAGCCCATCGGCATCTACCTGCTGCTGTGGCCAACCCTGAGCGCCTTGTGGATCGCCGCCAAGGGCGCACCGTCCCTGAGCCATGTGCTGATCTTCGGCCTGGGTGTGGTCCTGACACGGGCCGGCGGCTGCGCGATCAACGACTTCGCCGATCGCAAGGTCGATGGCCAGGTCAAGCGCACCGACCAGCGCCCGCTGGCCACCGGCAAGGTCAGCGCCAGGGAAGCCCTGCTGTTGTTCGCGGTGCTCATGGGGCTGGCCTTCCTGCTGGTGCTGTGCACCAACGCCACCACGGTCTGGCTGTCGTTCGGCGCCCTGGCCCTGGCCGCCTGCTATCCCTTCACGAAGCGCTACACCTATTACCCGCAGGTGGTGCTGGGGGCGGCGTATTCCTGGGGCATCCTGATGACCTTCACTGCCCAGGACAGCCAGCTGCCGGCCACCGCGTGGCTGCTGTATATAGCGAACCTGCTGTGGACCGTGGGTTACGACACCTACTACGCGATGACCGACCGTGACGATGACCTGAAGATCGGGGTCAAGTCCACGGCGATTTTGTTCGGGGACGCCGACCGGGTGATCATTCTCACCCTGCAGGGCCTGTCCCTGGGCTGCCTGCTGCTGGCGGGCCTGCGTTTCGACCTGGGGGGCTGGTTCCACCTGGGGTTGCTGGTGGCAGCGGCGTGCTTCGCCTGGGAGTTCTGGTACACCCGGGATCGCGACCGGATGAAGTGCTTCAAGGCCTTCCTGCACAACCACTGGGCAGGCATGGCGATCTTTATCGGGGTAGTGCTGGACTACGCGTTGCGCTAG
- a CDS encoding peptidoglycan DD-metalloendopeptidase family protein — protein sequence MFLRLLFLCGLSMVASSLAATTVYKSVDADGVVSYSDRPSPGAQAFVFRDRMEEHLERQVRLDIQKHKGVDALYVRNDLYAPVEVELGFAGLNNVSGAPGQPIRRVLPARSRQRLALLTATRSNQPLSYVPRFRYSLGDPIGAAQAYRYPLPWRGGPFRLTQGANGQYSHFSPKSRYAMDIAMPVGTPIIAARGGVVVKTENAQSGRGDNPAGNFVRVLHDDGTMGVYLHLKQGSVSVREGQRVAVGSPLGLSGNTGNSSGPHLHFVVQRNTGLGLVSIPYQFSQPLGELPNFALGNTK from the coding sequence ATGTTCCTACGCCTGCTGTTCCTTTGTGGCCTGTCCATGGTCGCCAGTTCGCTGGCGGCGACGACGGTCTACAAGTCTGTCGATGCCGATGGTGTGGTGTCCTACAGCGATCGGCCTTCGCCGGGGGCGCAGGCGTTCGTGTTCCGTGATCGCATGGAGGAACACCTGGAGCGCCAGGTGCGCCTGGATATCCAGAAGCACAAGGGTGTGGACGCGCTGTATGTACGTAACGACCTATACGCGCCGGTGGAGGTGGAGTTGGGCTTTGCCGGGCTGAACAACGTCAGTGGTGCACCCGGGCAGCCGATCCGCCGGGTGCTGCCGGCCCGCAGCAGGCAACGCCTGGCACTGTTGACGGCGACCCGCAGCAATCAGCCCCTGAGCTATGTCCCCAGGTTTCGTTACTCCCTGGGCGATCCGATAGGGGCCGCTCAGGCCTACCGCTATCCCCTGCCCTGGCGAGGCGGGCCATTTCGCCTGACCCAGGGTGCCAACGGCCAGTACAGCCATTTCAGCCCCAAGAGCCGCTATGCGATGGACATCGCGATGCCGGTGGGCACGCCGATCATCGCGGCCCGTGGCGGGGTGGTGGTCAAGACCGAGAATGCCCAGAGTGGCCGGGGCGACAATCCAGCCGGCAATTTCGTCCGGGTGCTGCACGACGACGGCACCATGGGCGTGTACCTGCATCTCAAGCAAGGGTCGGTGAGCGTGCGCGAGGGCCAGCGAGTGGCGGTGGGCAGCCCGCTGGGGCTTTCGGGCAACACCGGTAACAGCAGCGGGCCGCACCTGCACTTCGTGGTGCAGCGCAACACCGGGTTGGGGCTGGTGTCGATTCCCTATCAGTTCAGCCAGCCCCTGGGGGAGCTGCCGAACTTTGCCTTGGGCAATACTAAATAG
- a CDS encoding hemolysin family protein: MDPSPGFTLASLFADFGMILFALILVVLNGFFVAAEFAMVKLRSTRVEAIAHKNGWRGQILRTVHNQLDAYLSACQLGITLASLGLGWVGEPAFAHLLEPLLGAVGVSSPEVIRGVSFFTAFFIISYLHIVVGELAPKSWAIRKPELLSLWTAVPLYLFYWLMYPAIYLLNASANTILRIAGQGEPGPHHEHHYSREELKLILHSSRGQDPSDQGMRVLASAVEMGELEVVDWANSREDLISVDSTAPLKDVLALFRRHKFSRYPVHDSERNEFIGLLHIKDLLLELAALDHIPASFNLAELTRPLERVSRHMPLSQLLEQFRKGGSHFALVEEADGKVIGYLTMEDVLEVLVGDIQDEHRKTERGILAYQPGKLLVRGDTPLFKVERLLGIDLDHIEAETLAGLVYETLKRVPEEEEVLEVEGLRIIIKKMKGPKIILAKVLMLD, from the coding sequence ATGGACCCTTCCCCTGGTTTTACCCTCGCGTCTCTGTTCGCCGACTTCGGCATGATTCTTTTCGCTCTGATCCTGGTTGTGCTCAACGGCTTCTTCGTGGCCGCCGAGTTCGCCATGGTCAAGCTGCGCTCGACCCGCGTCGAAGCCATCGCCCACAAGAACGGCTGGCGCGGGCAGATCCTGCGCACCGTGCACAACCAGCTCGATGCCTATCTCTCGGCCTGCCAGCTGGGCATCACCCTGGCCTCCCTGGGCTTGGGCTGGGTCGGCGAGCCTGCGTTCGCCCACCTGCTGGAGCCCCTGCTGGGCGCCGTGGGCGTGAGCTCCCCGGAAGTGATCCGCGGCGTGTCGTTCTTCACTGCATTCTTCATCATTTCCTACCTGCACATCGTGGTCGGCGAACTGGCGCCCAAGTCTTGGGCGATCCGCAAGCCGGAGCTGCTGTCGCTGTGGACCGCCGTGCCGCTTTACCTGTTCTACTGGCTGATGTACCCGGCCATCTACCTGCTCAACGCCAGCGCCAATACCATCCTGCGCATCGCCGGCCAGGGCGAGCCCGGCCCGCATCACGAGCATCACTACAGCCGTGAAGAACTCAAGCTGATCCTGCACTCCAGCCGCGGCCAGGACCCAAGCGACCAGGGCATGCGGGTACTGGCCTCGGCGGTGGAAATGGGCGAGCTGGAAGTGGTGGACTGGGCCAACTCCCGCGAAGACCTGATCAGCGTCGACTCCACGGCGCCGCTCAAGGACGTCCTGGCGCTGTTCCGCCGCCACAAGTTCAGCCGTTACCCGGTCCATGACAGTGAGCGCAACGAGTTCATCGGCTTGCTGCACATCAAGGACCTGCTGCTGGAACTGGCGGCCCTGGACCATATCCCGGCGTCGTTCAACCTGGCCGAGCTGACCCGTCCGTTGGAACGCGTATCGCGGCATATGCCGCTGTCCCAGTTGCTGGAACAGTTCCGCAAGGGCGGCTCGCACTTCGCCCTGGTGGAGGAAGCCGACGGCAAGGTGATCGGCTACCTGACCATGGAAGACGTGCTTGAAGTGCTGGTGGGCGACATCCAGGACGAACATCGCAAGACCGAGCGCGGCATCCTCGCCTACCAGCCAGGCAAGCTGCTGGTACGCGGTGATACCCCGCTGTTCAAGGTCGAGCGCCTGCTGGGCATCGACCTGGACCATATCGAGGCCGAGACCCTTGCCGGCCTGGTGTACGAGACCCTGAAACGGGTGCCGGAAGAGGAAGAAGTGCTGGAAGTCGAAGGCCTGCGCATCATCATCAAGAAGATGAAGGGGCCGAAGATCATCCTGGCCAAGGTCCTGATGCTCGACTGA